One part of the uncultured Celeribacter sp. genome encodes these proteins:
- a CDS encoding DMT family transporter: protein MSQQNPRLGMILIILASFIFAMQDGISRHLAGEYNVFMIVMIRYWVFALFLVAMSARKGGGLRRAFASKRPKLQFFRGALLALEVLIMVTAFVKLGLVDGPAIFAAYPLLITALSGPILGEKIGWRRWSSVAIGFIGVMIIIQPGSGTFSLSALIPLTAAFCFALYGLLNRYVARFDSADTTFFYTGIAGAALSTLAGIWHLEPMLITDMFWMGLLCLTSISSHFLLIKAYDVSEASAIQPFAYLQLPFSAILGVFAFNDVIRANVALGTAVVVAAGLFTFLRARKRAESAKP from the coding sequence ATGAGCCAGCAGAACCCGCGTCTGGGGATGATCCTGATCATCCTCGCCAGCTTCATCTTTGCCATGCAGGACGGGATCTCGCGCCATCTGGCCGGGGAATACAACGTCTTCATGATCGTGATGATCCGCTATTGGGTCTTCGCCCTGTTTCTGGTGGCCATGTCGGCACGCAAAGGTGGCGGGCTGCGCAGGGCCTTCGCCTCAAAACGCCCCAAGCTGCAATTCTTCCGCGGCGCCCTGCTGGCGCTGGAAGTTCTGATCATGGTGACCGCCTTTGTGAAACTCGGCCTCGTCGACGGCCCGGCTATCTTCGCAGCCTATCCGCTGCTCATCACCGCCCTGTCGGGGCCCATTTTGGGCGAAAAGATCGGCTGGCGGCGCTGGTCCTCCGTAGCCATCGGCTTCATCGGGGTGATGATCATCATCCAGCCCGGTTCCGGCACGTTTTCTCTCAGCGCACTGATCCCGCTGACGGCGGCATTTTGCTTTGCGCTCTATGGTCTTCTCAACCGCTACGTCGCACGTTTCGACAGCGCCGACACCACCTTCTTTTACACCGGCATCGCCGGGGCTGCCCTCAGCACATTGGCCGGGATCTGGCACCTCGAACCTATGCTGATCACCGACATGTTCTGGATGGGGCTGCTGTGCCTGACGTCGATTTCTTCGCACTTCCTGCTGATCAAGGCCTATGACGTTTCCGAAGCCTCCGCGATCCAGCCCTTTGCCTATCTGCAACTCCCGTTCAGCGCCATTCTGGGTGTGTTCGCCTTCAACGATGTGATCCGCGCGAATGTTGCTTTGGGCACGGCGGTCGTGGTTGCCGCCGGACTGTTCACCTTTTTAAGGGCCCGAAAACGCGCCGAGAGCGCCAAGCCTTAA
- the mnmD gene encoding tRNA (5-methylaminomethyl-2-thiouridine)(34)-methyltransferase MnmD, giving the protein MTDHQTAAISWRDGTIPVSTRFDDPYFSLASGLEETRHVFLQGNDLPARLRHGFQVAELGFGTGLNMLALALICPSEITVKFTSFEAFPMQAEDIRSALSAFPEAAAIADPFLDAWARGARQFRLGALEVDIRLGDARDTLAQWDGQADAWFLDGFSPAKNPELWGEDLMREVGTHTAPGGTFATYTAAGHVRQKLTEAGFAVERIPGFGRKRHMSRGTRA; this is encoded by the coding sequence ATGACAGATCACCAGACAGCCGCGATCTCATGGCGTGACGGAACGATTCCCGTTTCCACCCGCTTTGACGATCCCTATTTTTCGCTCGCCTCCGGGCTGGAGGAAACGCGACATGTTTTCCTGCAGGGCAATGACCTGCCCGCCCGTCTGCGGCATGGGTTCCAGGTTGCGGAACTGGGGTTCGGCACCGGGCTGAACATGCTGGCCCTTGCGCTGATCTGCCCGTCCGAGATCACGGTCAAATTCACCTCTTTCGAAGCCTTTCCAATGCAGGCCGAGGACATCCGGTCTGCCCTGTCGGCCTTCCCCGAAGCCGCGGCCATTGCCGATCCGTTTCTGGACGCCTGGGCGCGCGGCGCGCGACAGTTTCGGCTGGGAGCGCTGGAGGTTGACATACGGCTTGGGGACGCCCGAGACACCCTTGCGCAATGGGACGGGCAGGCCGACGCATGGTTTCTGGACGGGTTTTCCCCGGCCAAGAACCCCGAGCTCTGGGGCGAAGACCTGATGCGAGAGGTCGGCACGCATACGGCGCCCGGCGGCACTTTCGCCACCTATACCGCTGCAGGTCATGTGCGGCAGAAACTTACGGAGGCGGGCTTTGCTGTGGAACGCATACCGGGCTTTGGCCGCAAACGCCATATGAGCCGGGGCACCCGGGCATGA
- a CDS encoding FAD-binding oxidoreductase, translated as MGTAEITILGAGAFGLSCGYEAARRGAKVRVIDPFGIGHGSSGGVVGALAPHTPERWNAKKEFQFQSLIMARAHWPEVEATGGVSSGYGALGRVQAIKDARQLQLAREREDQAKTLWQGKADWRVVTQGETGYWAPISPSGYLVHDTLSARLNPWRACQALAAAITALGSTVVREGPQEGAVIHASGWWGLKALNAAFGKQVGNGVKGQAILLDLALPKAPQLYGESLHVIPHADGTTAIGSTSEREFDSPQETDAQADALLARAREAVPALRDAPEIRRWAGVRPRAKSRAPMLGPWPDRPGHFIANGGFKIGFGMAPLAAKVLIDLVLDGRDEIPEDFRVDASL; from the coding sequence ATGGGCACAGCAGAAATTACGATCCTCGGGGCCGGTGCATTCGGTCTGTCCTGCGGCTATGAGGCGGCCAGACGCGGTGCGAAAGTGCGTGTTATCGATCCCTTCGGCATCGGACATGGATCGTCTGGCGGTGTCGTCGGCGCGTTGGCCCCGCACACGCCTGAACGCTGGAACGCCAAAAAGGAATTCCAGTTCCAAAGTCTGATCATGGCGCGCGCTCATTGGCCCGAGGTCGAGGCCACAGGCGGCGTTTCCTCTGGGTATGGGGCTCTCGGGAGGGTGCAGGCGATCAAGGACGCGCGTCAGTTGCAGTTGGCGCGCGAGCGCGAAGATCAGGCGAAGACACTGTGGCAGGGGAAGGCCGACTGGCGCGTGGTGACACAGGGCGAAACCGGATACTGGGCTCCGATCAGCCCCTCCGGCTATCTGGTGCACGACACGCTGTCCGCGCGTCTCAACCCATGGCGCGCCTGTCAGGCTCTTGCGGCTGCGATCACGGCGCTGGGCAGCACGGTGGTGCGCGAAGGACCGCAGGAGGGCGCGGTAATTCACGCCTCTGGCTGGTGGGGGCTCAAAGCGCTCAACGCGGCGTTTGGCAAACAGGTGGGCAACGGCGTGAAAGGGCAGGCGATCCTACTGGATCTTGCATTGCCCAAGGCGCCGCAGCTTTACGGCGAAAGCCTGCATGTCATTCCGCATGCCGATGGCACTACGGCCATCGGTTCCACATCCGAACGGGAGTTTGACAGTCCGCAGGAGACCGACGCGCAGGCTGACGCGCTTTTGGCGCGGGCCCGAGAGGCTGTGCCGGCGCTGCGCGATGCGCCTGAAATCCGGCGTTGGGCCGGGGTGCGCCCGCGTGCAAAATCGCGCGCGCCCATGCTGGGCCCATGGCCGGACCGTCCGGGGCATTTCATCGCCAATGGCGGGTTCAAAATCGGTTTCGGCATGGCCCCGCTTGCCGCCAAGGTGCTGATCGATCTGGTGCTGGACGGCCGCGATGAGATCCCTGAAGACTTCCGGGTGGACGCTTCGCTGTAG
- the cobO gene encoding cob(I)yrinic acid a,c-diamide adenosyltransferase, with amino-acid sequence MTSETDAAEQARYAAKMAKIKAARDRQLARMSDKKGLIIVYTGNGKGKSTAGFGMIFRCIGHGMKSAVVQFIKGKMQSGERDLLRARFADLCDVHVMGEGFTWETQDKARDKEMAEAAWEKAKELIRDESNKMVLLDEINIALRYDYLDVMEVVEFLQTEKPELTHVVLTGRNAKPELLEIADLVSEMTQVKHPFRSGIKAQIGVEF; translated from the coding sequence ATGACCTCAGAGACCGACGCTGCCGAACAGGCGCGCTACGCCGCCAAAATGGCAAAAATTAAAGCCGCACGAGATCGCCAGCTGGCGAGAATGAGCGACAAGAAAGGGCTGATCATCGTCTACACCGGCAACGGCAAGGGCAAATCCACAGCCGGGTTCGGCATGATCTTTCGCTGCATCGGACACGGGATGAAATCCGCCGTAGTGCAGTTCATCAAGGGCAAGATGCAATCCGGCGAACGCGATCTTCTGCGCGCACGCTTCGCCGATCTGTGCGACGTTCATGTGATGGGTGAAGGCTTCACCTGGGAAACTCAGGACAAGGCCCGTGACAAGGAAATGGCTGAGGCGGCCTGGGAAAAGGCGAAAGAGCTGATCCGCGACGAAAGCAACAAAATGGTTCTGCTCGACGAGATCAACATCGCCCTGCGCTATGACTATCTGGATGTCATGGAGGTGGTCGAGTTCCTGCAAACCGAGAAACCGGAGCTGACCCATGTCGTACTGACCGGACGCAATGCCAAACCGGAGCTTCTGGAAATCGCGGATCTGGTCAGCGAGATGACACAGGTAAAACACCCGTTCCGAAGCGGCATCAAGGCGCAGATCGGCGTCGAATTCTAA
- a CDS encoding LrgB family protein, with protein sequence MNDILTIWSYLSEGPLLWLTLTVLAYLIGDGCFRLSGHRPFVNPVLISMVLLSVLLKTTGTSYTTYFEGAQFVHFMLGPATVALAVPLWSNWQQVKASALPIFAALSVGAIVAMGSAVAIGAAMGLDGEVLLSLVPKAATSPVAIGVAETIGGIPTLTVALVLLTGVTGAIIATPLLNLLGVRDYRARGFATGVAAHGIGTARAFQVHGTAGAFAGIGMVLNAVLTALIAPIFVSLFF encoded by the coding sequence ATGAACGACATCCTGACAATCTGGAGCTACCTGTCCGAAGGCCCGCTTCTGTGGCTGACGCTGACCGTGCTGGCCTATCTCATCGGCGACGGCTGTTTTCGCCTGTCCGGGCACCGCCCCTTTGTGAATCCGGTCCTTATTTCCATGGTGCTGCTGTCGGTGCTGCTCAAAACAACGGGCACCAGCTACACGACCTATTTCGAAGGCGCGCAATTCGTGCATTTCATGCTCGGCCCGGCAACGGTCGCACTCGCCGTGCCGCTGTGGTCGAACTGGCAACAGGTCAAGGCCTCCGCCCTGCCGATTTTTGCAGCGCTCAGTGTGGGCGCCATCGTCGCCATGGGATCCGCGGTGGCCATAGGCGCGGCAATGGGTCTGGACGGCGAAGTCCTGTTGTCTCTGGTGCCCAAAGCGGCCACCTCTCCGGTCGCCATCGGCGTAGCCGAAACCATTGGCGGCATCCCAACGCTGACCGTGGCGCTGGTCTTGCTCACCGGCGTGACTGGCGCCATCATCGCCACGCCCCTACTCAATCTCCTGGGCGTGCGCGACTACCGGGCCCGTGGCTTTGCCACCGGGGTTGCCGCACATGGAATCGGAACCGCACGCGCCTTTCAGGTGCATGGCACGGCCGGGGCCTTTGCCGGGATCGGCATGGTTCTGAATGCGGTTCTGACCGCCCTGATCGCCCCGATCTTCGTTTCACTCTTCTTCTGA